CTGTGCGGCTTCGGCCGTGGTGTGCACCAGCGCCTCGATGGCGAGCTGGTAGCGGGGACGGGTCCGGCCACCCGTCATGGCGTACGGGCGGACCAGAGGCTGCTGCGGCGGCGAGTAGTGATCACCGTCGTCGGCGGTGCCGGGTTCCTCACCGTGCGTGGGCTGCACCGGCTGGATGCGGGAGTGCTGCGGCTGGTGCGGCTGGTACTGGGGATCGTGCTGGGGCTGCTGGCCGTACGGGGGCTGCGGGGGCTGCCCCTGCGGGTACTGCGCTTGCGCCTGCTGCCCCTGCGGGTACTGCCCCTGCTGCTGCCCGGAGTGCGGGGACTGCGGCTGCTGGAGCCGCTGCGACGGCCGCGTGCGGTGCGGCGGCCGGGGCTGGGCTGGCGGCTGCGGCGAGGAGGTCTGCACGGACTCGCTGGGCGCGGAGGGGAAGTTGAAGCGGTTCAGGAAAGGCGCGTCCCCAGCTGCGGCGGCGGACTGGTCGTCCTGCGGCTGCTGCTGTGGGCCGCTGTCGTACGACGACGGACCTCCTGGGGGCGTTGCCACGTTTCCTCCTCCGGCTCACGGACATACGGTCCGATGCGTCTTGGGGCTGTCCCTGCTCTCTCAACGCTCCTGCTCGGCACCGCGTCCCCGCACTTTATGGTGCCCGGACGCGATGTGCACTGTCGTCCGGCTCTTGCGTCCTAGTTGAGAAGACTGCCCTGTAGCTCGGCACGCAGGTCCGGGGTGAGGACATTTCCGGCACGGTCGACAAGCAGCGCCATCTCGTATCCGACAAGACCGATATCGGCCTCCGGGTGGGCGAGGACAGCGAGGGAAGATCCGTCCGAGATGGACATGATGAACAAGAAGCCACGCTCCATCTCCACCACCGTCTGGTTGACCGAGCCGCCCTCGAAGATGCGGGAGGCTCCTGCGGTGAGGGAGGTCAGTCCCGAGGCCACCGCTGCCAGCTGATCGGCGCGGTCACGCGGGAAGCCCTCGGACATCGCGAGCAGAAGTCCGTCGGCTGAGACCACCACCGTGTGCGACACCCCTGGGGTGTTGTCCACGAAGTTGGTGATCAACCAGTTCAGGTTCTGCGCCGCCTGGCTCATCGGGCTCACACTAACGCTCCTGATCGTAGGTGCTGCCGGGGCCGAAGCCCTGTCGGTCATTCTGGTTGGCGTCGCCCGCTGTGCGTCCTCGGCGGACGCCACGGTGCAGGTTGCTCAGTCTGCCGCGCACGTCCTCGGGTGCGCGAGAGACCGAAGGGCCACTCTGCGGGCTCTCTTCCGCGGCGCCCTCGACCAGGTTGGCCCTGGGCACCCGCCGCGGCAGGCCGGACGAGGTGACGCCGCCGGCCTGCGGATCACGCAGCTGTCCCGCCCTGTCCCAGCGTTCGTCGTTGGGAGACCGCCGGTGGGTTCCGGTTTCCTCCTGTGACCGCGGCTGTGCCGCCTGCTCGGGCGAGGTGCCCGGGCCGTCGGAACGGGCCTGGTGCTGCGCTGCCTGAGCCCCTTCTTGCTGCGGTCGCCCCGGCTCACGACGCGGAAGACCAGCGTCGGTAGTGGAGCGGTAGCTGCTCGGGAGGGGACCCGGACGGTCGAAGCCTACGCGGTCCTGCTCCCCGTCGGGAGTGCCGGGAGCAGATTCCGCTTCCGGTTGCTGCGAGGCGTACTGACCTTCGTACGCAGCATGTTGGGGCGGGACCGGACCCAGGGCCGGCTGCTCGGCGGATTGCGCGTAGGGCGACAGGGCGGGCTTGTCGTACGGCCCGGCGCCGGTCTCGTACGGCTGCTCGTACCCCGCCGCCTCGGGCTGCTGCCCGTACGCCGCGTCCGCCGGCTGCCCGTACGGGGCTTGCGCGGGCTGCCCGCCGTAGGGCTGCCCCTGCTGCTGCGCGTAGGGATCGTGCGGCTGCGGCGGCTGGGGCCGGCCGTACGGCTGCTGGGGGTAGTCCTGGCCGTTGAGCCCGTAGGGCAGCTCCTGGGGCTGTCCACCGGGCCCGTACTGCTGCTCACCGCTCCCTCGGGCCGGGAGCTGGGGGGTCTCGTCCCGCTGCTGGACCTCCAGCGCCGCACGGCGCTCCTCGCGCCGCCGGGAGCGGCCCACGGGACCGAGCGAGGAGAGGTCCTCGGGGGTGCCGTAGCGCGAGTCGTCGAAGCCGAGTTCGGCGGCCGACGGGGAGGAGTCGACGGGGGGCGGGGCCGCCGGCTGGATGCCCGGCTGCTCGGGCACGATCCGCGAGACCGAGAACTCCTCCTCGGGCCTCTCCTCGCCGCCACCGCCGTGGGTGATGGCGTCGGGGAGCATCACCAGCGAGGTGGTGCCCGCCTGTTCGCCGGAGGGGCGCAGCTGGACGCGGATGCTGTGCCGGTCGGCGAGGCGGCCGACCACGAACAAGCCCATGCGCTGGGAGATCGAGGCGTCCACGGTGGGCGGGTTGGCCAGCTTGTGGTTGATGTCCGCGAAGTCCTCGGCGGTCAGGCCGATGCCCTTGTCGTGGATCTCGATCATCATCCGGCCGTCGGGCAGCCGGGTCGCGGTGACGCGCACCTTGCTCTGCGGCGAGGAGAAGGAGGTCGCGTTCTCCAGCAGCTCGGCGAGCAGGTGCACGAGGTCGTTGACGACCTGGCCGTGGATCTCGGTCTCGGGGATCCCGGAGACCTCGATGCGCTCGTAGTGCTCCACCTCGGAGGAGGCGGCACGCAGGATGTCGACCAGCGGGACGGGCTCCGTCCAGCGGCGGCCCGGCTCCTCGCCCGCGAGGACCAGCAGGTTCTCGCCGTTGCGGCGCATGCGCGTGGCGAGGTGGTCCATCCGGAAGAGGTTTTCGAGCTGGTCCGGGTCGGCCTCGCTGTTCTCCATCTCGGAGACGAGCCCGAGCTGGCGCTCGATGAGGCCCTGGTTGCGGCGCGAGAGGTTGGTGAAGATCGCGTTGACGTTGCCGCGCAACAGCGCCTGTTCGGCGGCGAGCCGTACGGCCTCGCGGTGCACCTGGTCGAAGGCGCGGGCGACCTCGCCGATCTCGTCGCGGCTGGTGAGGGGGATGGGCT
This sequence is a window from Streptomyces sp. NBC_01775. Protein-coding genes within it:
- a CDS encoding nitrate- and nitrite sensing domain-containing protein, yielding MRRSRTGTPGPADGGPGGSRGNFTPPSRAAAPQGPHATMPSAAQTGSGSRMSVRNWRVPTRLNAILLIPVLVALVFGGFKVESDFETWQDAKQAQRTAQLVEAAADYGNALIDERDRTAEPLLKGRRNDPEVRSARGATDRAAKKFKSAVSHLPENPGLKRRLKGFEKVEPRLPVLRESAYTKDLSGVETEEGYVTIQHPLMEFANELGLGTGNVTSYGRTVYAISLAKAAESLQRGVGVHLLVDPGTGKSKKQQLTALASYHYLERIALGEYTSGGRPEDVELLKSETAKAKEAGRKRVDDAKDDATSNGKRFVAPPSMNKMVETIGSGTGPRKLRSEGITTESWFATSTGTFDAYRAIEKQLTRHAVDETEQIASDARRNAIINSAIVLIALLFAFVIAGRMARSMSRSMRSLRTAAFDVAEQRLPMLVDQLSRTDPGRVDTRVQPIPLTSRDEIGEVARAFDQVHREAVRLAAEQALLRGNVNAIFTNLSRRNQGLIERQLGLVSEMENSEADPDQLENLFRMDHLATRMRRNGENLLVLAGEEPGRRWTEPVPLVDILRAASSEVEHYERIEVSGIPETEIHGQVVNDLVHLLAELLENATSFSSPQSKVRVTATRLPDGRMMIEIHDKGIGLTAEDFADINHKLANPPTVDASISQRMGLFVVGRLADRHSIRVQLRPSGEQAGTTSLVMLPDAITHGGGGEERPEEEFSVSRIVPEQPGIQPAAPPPVDSSPSAAELGFDDSRYGTPEDLSSLGPVGRSRRREERRAALEVQQRDETPQLPARGSGEQQYGPGGQPQELPYGLNGQDYPQQPYGRPQPPQPHDPYAQQQGQPYGGQPAQAPYGQPADAAYGQQPEAAGYEQPYETGAGPYDKPALSPYAQSAEQPALGPVPPQHAAYEGQYASQQPEAESAPGTPDGEQDRVGFDRPGPLPSSYRSTTDAGLPRREPGRPQQEGAQAAQHQARSDGPGTSPEQAAQPRSQEETGTHRRSPNDERWDRAGQLRDPQAGGVTSSGLPRRVPRANLVEGAAEESPQSGPSVSRAPEDVRGRLSNLHRGVRRGRTAGDANQNDRQGFGPGSTYDQER
- a CDS encoding roadblock/LC7 domain-containing protein, with product MSQAAQNLNWLITNFVDNTPGVSHTVVVSADGLLLAMSEGFPRDRADQLAAVASGLTSLTAGASRIFEGGSVNQTVVEMERGFLFIMSISDGSSLAVLAHPEADIGLVGYEMALLVDRAGNVLTPDLRAELQGSLLN
- a CDS encoding DUF742 domain-containing protein, with product MATPPGGPSSYDSGPQQQPQDDQSAAAAGDAPFLNRFNFPSAPSESVQTSSPQPPAQPRPPHRTRPSQRLQQPQSPHSGQQQGQYPQGQQAQAQYPQGQPPQPPYGQQPQHDPQYQPHQPQHSRIQPVQPTHGEEPGTADDGDHYSPPQQPLVRPYAMTGGRTRPRYQLAIEALVHTTAEAAQLQGQLPEHQRICRLCYEIKSVAEISALLTIPLGVARILVADLAEAGLVAIHQPGGETTSADGQPDVTLLERVLSGLRKL